Proteins encoded together in one Papaver somniferum cultivar HN1 unplaced genomic scaffold, ASM357369v1 unplaced-scaffold_21, whole genome shotgun sequence window:
- the LOC113339870 gene encoding 3'-hydroxy-N-methyl-(S)-coclaurine 4'-O-methyltransferase 2-like — MSSSVDVKPAEKQEVGIKDQAQLWNIIYGFADSLVVRWVVEIGILDIIKNNNGSITLSEHVSKLPIPNVNSDYLYRILRYLVHLNILGQETCHGGAEKVYSLKPVGTLLLKDAETSMVQTILGVVQKEFMVPWHFIKEGLGNGSTTAFEKGMGMDMWKYLEGNPDQSRLFNEGMAEETRLLTKTLIEDCRDTFQGLDSLVDIGGGNGTTIMAIYKAFPHIKCTLYDLPHVIANSHDHPNIEKVPGDMFKSVPSAQVILLKCILHDWSDEHCVNILKKCKEAIPKETGKIIIVDVALEEESEDELTKARLILDMDMLVNTGGRERTPDDWENLLQRAGFRSHKIRPIRAIQSLIEAFP, encoded by the exons ATGAGTAGTAGTGTGGATGTGAAACCAGCTGAAAAACAAGAAGTTGGTATCAAAGATCAAGCTCAGTTATGGAATATAATCTATGGTTTTGCTGATTCTCTTGTTGTTCGTTGGGTAGTAGAGATTGGAATcctagatattatcaaaaacaATAATGGGTCAATCACACTTTCGGAACATGTATCAAAACTACCAATTCCAAATGTCAATTCTGATTACTTGTACAGAATTCTAAGATACTTGGTGCACCTGAATATCTTGGGACAAGAAACTTGTCATGGTGGAGCTGAAAAGGTATACTCACTTAAACCAGTTGGTACTTTACTATTAAAAGATGCAGAAACAAGTATGGTGCAAACGATATTAGGCGTGGTACAAAAAGAATTCATGGTTCCATGGCATTTCATCAAAGAAGGTTTAGGAAATGGAAGTACAACGGCATTTGAGAAAGGAATGGGAATGGATATGTGGAAGTATTTAGAAGGTAATCCAGATCAAAGTCGGTTGTTTAACGAAGGAATGGCTGAAGAAACAAGACTTTTAACCAAAACTCTAATCGAAGATTGTAGAGATACTTTTCAAGGTTTGGATTCTCTTGTTGATATTGGTGGAGGAAATGGTACCACAATTATGGCGATCTACAAAGCTTTTCCTCATATTAAATGTACACTTTACGATCTTCCTCATGTTATTGCTAACTCTCATGATCACCCTAACATCGAAAAAGTTCCCGGTGATATGTTCAAGTCTGTTCCCAGTGCTCAAGTTATCTTACTCAAG TGCATCTTGCATGACTGGAGCGATGAACACTGTGTCAACATTCTAAAAAAGTGCAAAGAAGCAATACCAAAAGAGACGGGTAAAATAATCATAGTGGATgtagcacttgaagaagaatctgaagatgaaCTTACAAAGGCAAGATTGATTCTTGATATGGATATGTTGGTGAATACTGGTGGTAGAGAGAGAACTCCAGATGATTGGGAAAATTTGCTCCAACGTGCAGGGTTTCGGTCTCATAAGATCAGACCCATTCGCGCTATCCAGTCTCTCATTGAAGCCTTTCCATAG
- the LOC113339371 gene encoding cytochrome P450 CYP72A219-like, protein MAIVSLMIIISLMMLLWYGFTAFYSLWWNPKKLEKQLREQGIKGSSYKFYHGHMKESHQLTMEALKKPMNLNHHIAPSVVPFTWKTVQTYGRVSFHWTGTILRLIILDTEMMKGVMTEKNGHIQKPPVECFNPLFADLPKGITNLEGEKWLKHRRIIKPAFHLEKLKGMMPAFTTSCSELIARWKKLADLTKGSCELDILPDMQTLTSDIISRTAFGSNYEEGKKLFELQNEQIALFIEASQSTYIPGFRFIPTKKNLRRKLLDKEINGILRRFISKREELMKTDPSSSNDLLGLLMQSNNSENSDRLTIEEVIDECNVFYLVGQETTRSLVTFTMIVLAMHQNWQDKAREEVEQICGKNLPDFDAINRLKIMEMVLNEVMRLYPPGPELYRYTGKRTKLGNLSIPAGVILTVPLILAHHDPEYWGDDSQEFNQERFSEGVSNASKDKLAYFPSSRGHKVCLGQNFALIEAKMALTMILKNFSFELSPSYTHAPYVVLDLAPQHGAQIILHQL, encoded by the exons ATGGCAATCGTTAGTTTGATGATCATCATTTCATTGATGATGCTACTTTGGTATGGTTTCACAGCCTTTTATTCACTTTGGTGGAATCCTAAAAAACTAGAGAAACAACTAAGGGAACAAGGAATTAAAGGGTCTTCTTACAAGTTTTACCATGGACACATGAAAGAATCCCATCAGTTGACCATGGAAGCATTAAAGAAACCCATGAATCTAAATCACCATATAGCGCCATCTGTCGTCCCGTTTACTTGGAAAACAGTACAAACCTATG GGAGGGTATCATTTCACTGGACTGGAACTATACTCAGGTTGATCATATTGGACACAGAGATGATGAAGGGTGTAATGACTGAAAAGAACGGCCACATTCAAAAACCACCTGTGGAATGCTTTAACCCTCTTTTTGCGGACTtaccaaagggaatcacaaacttGGAAGGAGAGAAATGGTTGAAACATAGAAGAATTATCAAACCTGCTTTTCACTTGGAAAAATTGAAG GGTATGATGCCAGCATTTACGACAAGTTGTAGTGAGTTGATCGCGCGTTGGAAGAAATTGGCTGATCTTACCAAAGGTTCTTGTGAACTGGATATATTGCCTGACATGCAGACGCTAACATCTGATATAATTTCTCGAACAGCATTCGGAAGCAACTATGAAGAAGGAAAGAAGCTCTTTGAGCTTCAAAACGAGCAAATCGCACTATTCATTGAAGCTTCTCAAAGCACATACATCCCAGGTTTCAG ATTCATACCCACAAAGAAGAACCTGAGGAGAAAGCTGTTGGACAAGGAAATTAATGGCATATTAAGAAGATTTATCAGTAAAAGAGAAGAATTGATGAAAACTGATCCGTCAAGTAGCAATGACTTACTAGGCTTGTTAATGCAATCTAATAATTCAGAAAATAGCGACAGATTGACAATTGAAGAAGTAATAGATGAGTGCAATGTGTTCTACCTAGTTGGACAAGAAACAACTAGGTCCTTAGTAACTTTTACCATGATTGTGTTAGCTATGCACCAGAATTGGCAAGACAAAGCAAGAGAAGAAGTGGAGCAAATTTGTGGGAAAAATCTACCCGATTTCGATGCAATAAATCGTCTCAAAATT ATGGAGATGGTACTCAATGAAGTTATGAGGTTGTATCCACCAGGACCAGAGTTATATCGATATACTGGCAAGAGAACAAAATTGGGAAATCTTTCCATACCAGCAGGAGTCATTCTTACAGTACCACTAATTCTTGCTCACCATGATCCAGAGTACTGGGGTGACGATTCGCAGGAATTCAATCAAGAGAGATTTTCTGAGGGAGTTTCGAACGCGTCCAAGGATAAACTTGCATACTTTCCTTCCTCACGGGGTCATAAGGTCTGTTTAGGCCAAAACTTTGCTTTGATTGAAGCTAAAATGGCTTTGACTATGATTCTGAAGAACTTCTCTTTCGAGCTCTCACCCTCGTATACTCATGCTCCTTATGTGGTTTTGGATCTGGCACCGCAACATGGAGCTCAAATCATATTACACCAACTTTAA